One part of the Dermacentor andersoni chromosome 2, qqDerAnde1_hic_scaffold, whole genome shotgun sequence genome encodes these proteins:
- the LOC126539732 gene encoding testicular acid phosphatase-like, whose protein sequence is MSVSASTAPKQGQGPPDNLLYVFVISRHGQRTPVMRCQNLHKNEPVDYGQLTEKGREQAFRLGQFLRDRYKMFMEASDKPGQVLATHVNLDRCRDSVKETLRGLGVPAAATSADPTCYDVPFHGSVNDNMDKVLKEPGRGNFATLGDLVAFVAEKTGAPWQNNVDKFLVMDSLVTHVLNGNPVPDWAKSMWDDLLWADRRVFVRSLVGYERPFAGYVLGQVLDTLTVKFEKRAERPDKVHVFSMSDTSVFSVLKLLDASYDGRPCFCASVLIEVYKDGPKNCVRVLYRTQEEPCLVATDKTENPCELSKFLGFLRSVLKAP, encoded by the coding sequence ATGTCGGTATCAGCTTCCACGGCTCCGAAGCAAGGTCAGGGGCCGCCAGACAACCTGCTTTACGTGTTCGTTATCAGCCGGCATGGCCAACGGACTCCCGTCATGCGCTGCCAGAACCTGCACAAGAACGAACCCGTCGACTACGGCCAGCTCACCGAGAAAGGTCGTGAGCAGGCCTTCAGACTGGGCCAGTTCTTGCGGGACCGCTACAAAATGTTTATGGAGGCTTCGGACAAGCCCGGCCAGGTACTGGCCACCCATGTCAATTTGGATCGGTGCCGTGACAGCGTGAAAGAGACCCTGCGTGGCCTGGGCGTGCCTGCGGCAGCGACCAGCGCCGACCCGACGTGTTACGACGTGCCGTTTCACGGCAGCGTGAACGACAACATGGACAAGGTGCTTAAGGAGCCGGGTCGAGGCAACTTCGCCACGCTGGGAGACCTGGTCGCTTTCGTCGCCGAGAAGACGGGGGCGCCGTGGCAGAATAACGTGGACAAGTTCCTCGTCATGGACAGCCTGGTGACCCACGTGCTCAACGGCAACCCCGTGCCGGACTGGGCCAAGTCCATGTGGGATGACTTGCTGTGGGCGGACCGGAGGGTGTTTGTGCGGTCGCTCGTGGGCTACGAGCGGCCGTTCGCCGGTTACGTGCTGGGCCAGGTGCTGGACACCCTCACGGTCAAGTTCGAGAAGCGCGCAGAGCGGCCCGACAAGGTGCACGTCTTCTCCATGTCAGACACGAGCGTGTTTTCGGTGCTGAAGCTCCTCGATGCGTCGTATGATGGCCGACCGTGCTTTTGTGCCAGCGTCCTGATTGAGGTGTACAAGGACGGCCCCAAGAACTGTGTGCGAGTCCTGTACCGTACCCAAGAAGAGCCTTGCCTAGTTGCCACTGACAAGACAGAAAACCCGTGTGAGCTGAGCAAGTTTCTGGGGTTTCTGCGTAGCGTTTTAAAAGCGCCTTAG